In a single window of the Streptomyces cinnabarinus genome:
- a CDS encoding geranyl diphosphate 2-C-methyltransferase, producing MSSPHVDTVSAAVPPQSRYQNSVADYWNAEENPVNLELGKIDDLYHHHYGVGDVDWSVLDDADPELREERITAELHRLEHAQAELLAGRLGPLSAADRVFDAGCGRGGGSVVAHLRSGCEADGVTLSEKQAEFANEQARKRGIDHSVRYHCRDMLDTGFPTGAFSASWNNESTMYVELDLLFAEHSRLLRRGGRYVVITGCYNDTYGRASREVSLINAHYICDIHPRSAYFRAMARNRLVPVHVQDLTEATIPYWELRRQAGHLVTGIEDTFLDAYRNGSFQYLMIAADRV from the coding sequence GCAGCGGTGCCGCCCCAGTCCAGGTACCAGAACAGTGTGGCGGACTACTGGAACGCCGAGGAGAACCCGGTCAACCTCGAACTCGGAAAGATCGACGACCTGTATCACCACCACTACGGCGTCGGTGACGTCGACTGGTCGGTGCTCGACGACGCCGACCCCGAGCTGCGCGAGGAGCGGATCACGGCCGAACTGCACCGGCTCGAACACGCCCAGGCCGAGCTGCTCGCCGGCCGGCTCGGCCCGCTCTCCGCCGCCGACCGGGTCTTCGACGCCGGCTGCGGTCGCGGCGGCGGCAGTGTGGTGGCGCATCTGCGCTCCGGCTGCGAGGCCGACGGTGTCACTCTCTCGGAGAAGCAGGCCGAGTTCGCCAACGAGCAGGCCCGTAAGCGGGGCATCGACCACAGCGTGCGCTACCACTGCCGGGACATGCTCGACACCGGCTTCCCGACCGGCGCGTTCTCGGCCTCGTGGAACAACGAGTCCACCATGTACGTCGAGCTGGACCTGCTGTTCGCCGAGCACTCCCGGCTGCTGCGCCGCGGCGGACGCTATGTGGTGATCACCGGCTGCTACAACGACACCTACGGCCGGGCCTCGCGCGAGGTGTCCCTGATCAACGCGCACTACATCTGCGACATCCATCCGCGCTCGGCGTACTTCCGGGCGATGGCCCGCAACCGGCTGGTACCGGTCCATGTGCAGGACCTCACCGAGGCGACCATCCCCTACTGGGAGTTGCGCCGCCAGGCCGGGCATCTGGTGACCGGAATCGAGGACACCTTCCTCGACGCCTACCGCAACGGCAGCTTCCAGTACCTGATGATCGCGGCCGACCGGGTGTGA